A window from Theobroma cacao cultivar B97-61/B2 chromosome 3, Criollo_cocoa_genome_V2, whole genome shotgun sequence encodes these proteins:
- the LOC18604182 gene encoding L-Ala-D/L-amino acid epimerase: MFSMGSLSFFQKAPLKPLKPHKPLNLQIPISCLCVKNSMEVPATASVTNFEFKDLMETFTVEVQKAENRPLNVPLIAPFTIASSRLDKVENVAIRIELKDGCVGWGEAPILPFVTAEDQPTAMAKAKEACEVLKSSSAMTLGAVLGQIAGVLPGHQFASVRAGVEMALVDAVAKSIGIPLWRLFGGASNTITTDITIPIVSPAEAHALATKYQRQGFKTLKLKVGKNLKADIKVLQAIRAVHPDCSFILDANEGYRPEEAIEVLARLHEMGVTPVLFEQPVHRDDWEGLGRVSRYAKSKYGVSVAADESCRSLVDVKKIVEEELADVVNIKLAKVGVLGALEIIELARASGLYLMIGGMVETRLAMGFAGHLAAGLGCFKFVDLDTPLLLSEDPVLEGYEVLGAVYKFTNSTGHGGFLYWENIA, encoded by the exons ATGTTCTCAATGGggtctctttctttcttccagAAAGCCCcattaaaacccttaaaaccCCATAAACCCCTCAATCTCCAAATACCCATTAGCTGTCTGTGTGTCAAAAATTCAATGGAAGTGCCAGCTACTGCTTCTGTAACGAATTttgaattcaaggatttgatggAAACCTTCACAGTGGAAGTTCAGAAAGCTGAGAACAGACCGCTGAATGTACCTTTGATCGCTCCTTTCACTATAGCCTCTTCTAGGCTTGATAAGGTGGAGAATGTGGCCATCAGGATCGAGTTGAAAGATGGATGTGTTGGTTGGGGTGAGGCTCCGATTCTGCCTTTTGTTACGGCGGAGGATCAGCCTACTGCCATGGCTAAAGCCAAGGAGGCTTGTGAGGTGCTTAAGAGTTCTTCTGCCATGACTCTTGGGGCAGTACTGGGGCAGATTGCTGGTGTTTTGCCTGGACATCAGTTTGCTTCT GTTAGGGCAGGAGTTGAGATGGCATTGGTTGATGCAGTTGCTAAGAGCATTGGCATACCTCTGTGGAGACTATTTGGTGGAGCTTCAAATACAATAACAACTGATATAACA ATTCCTATTGTTTCCCCAGCTGAGGCTCATGCATTAGCTACAAAGTATCAAAGACAAGGATTCAAGACTTTGAAGCTTAAGGTGGGAAAGAACCTGAAAGCTGACATCAAAGTTTTACAAGCGATACGTGCGGTCCACCCTGATTGTTCATTCATCTTGGATGCTAATGAGGGATATAGACCTGAGGAGGCTATTGAAGTTCTTGCAAGATTACATG AAATGGGGGTGACTCCTGTTCTATTTGAACAGCCAGTTCATAGAGATGATTGGGAAGGTCTTGGTCGTGTTAGTCGTTATGCAAAAAGCAAATATGGGGTATCTGTTGCTGCAGATGAGAGCTGTCGAAGTTTAGTTGATGTTAAGAAAATAGTAGAGGAAGAACTTGCAGATGTTGTAAACATTAAGCTTGCCAAAGTTGGAGTCCTTGGTGCTCTTGAAATTATTGAGTTGGCAAGGGCATCAGGACTGTATCTCATGATTGGTGGAATGGTGGAAACCAGGCTGGCCATGGGCTTTGCTGGCCATCTTGCTGCTGGCCTTGGATGTTTTAA ATTTGTTGATTTGGATACTCCTCTTCTCCTGTCAGAAGATCCAGTTCTTGAAGGATATGAAG TTCTCGGAGCTGTTTACAAGTTCACAAACTCTACAGGCCATGGTGGTTTCCTTTATTGGGAAAATATTGCATG A